One part of the Vicia villosa cultivar HV-30 ecotype Madison, WI linkage group LG6, Vvil1.0, whole genome shotgun sequence genome encodes these proteins:
- the LOC131614607 gene encoding protein MAIN-LIKE 1-like, whose amino-acid sequence MTVTLDDVHSLFHLPIAGTFFTIVDRDQVTTLRMVMNALEVDELVVLKEFGDTRDFHLKMSWLRKVYQELVDAGRYQVAARAYMLHLVAFTDKSGVYIYVRYLSLFSDLDIPCWAWEVAALTMLYTALDVASRPDTRQLADYLSLLRCWIYEHFPHICERKTQHCAAADHCARRWKARQILSEGVIEYRRRLNALTLDDVIWAPYTCHRNHLPFDVSLYSGYVRWKSHVARHLPERCLRQYESHPQLPLEILDTPVAVQQPGQCQDGYLEWFPSVSHPTVIPSAAASDVPEPSSIKASSDPPPPPPPPDMFRVDKENNINNKQT is encoded by the exons ATGACAGTGACTTTGGATGATGTGCATTCCTTATTTCACCTTCCGATTGCTGGCACATTTTTTACAATAGTTGATAGGGACCAGGTGACGACGTTGCGCATGGTGATGAATGCTTTAGAGGTTGATGAGCTGGTTGTGCTTAAGGAGTTTGGTGACACTCGGGACTTTCACCTCAAGATGTCTTGGTTGAGGAAGGTTTATCAAGAGCTTGTCGATGCAGGGAGGTACCAGGTTGCCGCTAGAGCGTACATGCTACATCTAGTGGCATTTACGGACAAGTCTGGAGTTTATATATATGTCCGCTATCTTTCTTTATTCAGCGACCTTGACATCCCATGTTGGGCTTGGGAAGTGGCGGCATTGACGATGTTGTACACGGCGCTTGATGTCGCATCTCGTCCTGACACCAGACAGCTTGCTGATTATCTAAGCTTGTTACGg TGTTGGATCTACGAGCACTTCCCTCACATCTGTGAGCGGAAGACCCAACATTGTGCGGCTGCTGACCATTGTGCAAGGAGGTGGAAGGCCAGACAGATCCTTTCAGAAGGGGTGATTGAGTACAGGCGGAGGCTGAATGCTCTGACGCTGGATGATGTCATTTGGGCACCGTATACATGTCACCGCAATCATCTTCCTTTTGATGTATCTTTATATTCAGGGTATGTCAGATGGAAGAGCCATGTGGCTAGACACTTGCCTGAGAGGTGTCTACGCCAGTATG AGTCACATCCTCAGCTCCCCCTTGAGATCCTTGATACACCCGTTGCGGTTCAGCAGCCTGGGCAGTGTCAGGATGGATACCTGGAGTGGTTCCCTAGTGTGTCACACCCTACGGTCATACCATCTGCCGCAGCGTCTGATGTTCCAGAGCCTTCAAGTATCAAGGCTTCTTctgatccaccaccaccacctccacctccc GACATGTTTCGAGtagataaagaaaataacatcaataacaaacaaacatag
- the LOC131609878 gene encoding transportin MOS14 isoform X2, producing MELTMKVAEAVHVLNHDTQSCNRVAANQWLVQFQQTHAAWDVATNILTSDLRHTSDFEVEFFAAQILKRKIQNEGYLLQSGPKDALLNALLLAVKRFSSGPPQLLTQICLALSALVLQVVAHGNPIEQLFYSLRSLQSEDNGNIAVLEMLTVLPEEVVDNQRIDSKINSLHKSQYTQELLSHTPMVLEFLLRQSEINFDGSVQQNERNRKILRCLLSWVRAGCFSEISPGTLAAHPLLNFLFNSLQDSTSFDLAIEVLVELVTKHEGVPQILLCRVHYLKEVLLFPALNRGDMKVIGGLACLMSEIGQAGPSLIVEASAEALVLTDALLSCVAFPSEDWEIADSTLQFWSTLASYILGIDVDDAKRKHVEAIFSPVFSALLDSLLIRSQVDDSTYNDEGRVIDFPDGLVHFRMNLVELLVDICHLLGSVIFMQKLFIGGCASSNQSLPWKEMESKLFALNAVADVIIQDGQSFDLSAVMQLVTMLSSKPCDGLKGFICIVYRSLADTIGSYSKWISAFKENFRPLLLFLAIGISEPLSSNACACALRKVCEDAPIVIYEPSHLEILMWIGEGLEKWHLSLEDEEEVMHAISLVLGSVPNLELKSNLLAKLLSSSYEAIGKLVNPENVSLKQNPASYTQILNAASRGLHRIGTVFSHLSISVATEPAADDLILLLLRVFWPTLEKVFTSEHMESGNLSIAACRALSLAIQSSGQHFVTLLPKVLDWLSTNFALFQNHECYIRTASIVIEEFGHREEYGPLFVTMFERFTHSNSVMALNSSYICDQEPDLVEAYTNFAAIFIHSCNKDALSVCGSLLEVSIQKAAICCTAMHRGAALAAMSYLSCFLDVGLLSLLESMNCITEGSSNTTTIHVISHSGEGLVSNVVYALLGVSAMSRVHKCATILQQLAAICTLSERTSWKSILCWQTLNGWLQSAVQALPAEYLNQGEAETLAPLWSKALAAAASDYLESKNSNGLKSDFGHMQGKGGRVLKRLVREFADAHRNIPNLT from the exons ATGGAATTGACAATGAAGGTTGCTGAAGCTGTCCATGTACTCAACCACGATACCCAATCATGCAACCGCGTCGCAGCCAATCAATGGCTCGTTCAGTTTCAACAAACTCACGCCGCCTGGGATGTCGCCACTAACATCCTCACCTCCGATCTCCGCCACACTTCCGATTTCGAAGTTGAGTTCTTCGCTGCTCAGATTCTCAAACGCAAG ATACAAAATGAAGGTTATCTACTGCAATCAGGACCCAAGGATGCTTTGTTAAATGCTCTTCTTCTTGCTGTCAAAAGATTCAGTAGCGGTCCTCCTCAG CTTTTAACCCAAATCTGTCTTGCACTCTCTGCTCTCGTACTTCAAGTTGTTGCTCATGGAAACCCAATTGAGCAGCTTTTTTACAGTCTCCGGAGTCTGCAGAGCGAAGATAATGGCAATATTGCTGTCCTGGAGATGCTCACTGTCCTGCCGGAGGAAGTTGTTGACAACCAACGTATTGATTCTAAAATTAATTCGTTACATAAAAGCCAGTATACCCAAGAG CTTCTCTCTCATACACCCATGGTTCTCGAGTTCCTGCTGCGGCAATCTGAAATAAATTTTGACGGTTCTGTACAACAGAATGAAAGGAACAGAAAAATTTTGCGCTGCTTATTGAGCTGG GTTAGAGCAGGTTGCTTCTCTGAGATTTCTCCAGGAACATTGGCAGCTCACCCACTTCTTAATTTTCTATTCAACTCATTGCAG GACTCTACATCATTTGATCTTGCCATTGAAGTTCTTGTTGAACTTGTGACTAAACACGAG GGAGTGCCCCAAATTTTGTTATGCAGAGTACATTATTTGAAGGAGGTACTTCTTTTTCCAGCTCTTAATAGGGGAGACATGAAAGTTATTGGTGGCCTTGCATGCTTAATGTCAGAAATTGGGCAGGCT GGTCCATCTCTAATTGTAGAAGCAAGTGCAGAAGCCCTTGTGCTGACAGATGCACTTTTAAG CTGTGTGGCATTTCCAAGTGAAGATTGGGAGATTGCAGACTCAACACTACAGTTTTG GTCCACTCTTGCAAGCTATATACTTGGCATTGATGTAGATGATGCAAAAAGAAAACACGTGGAAGCCATTTTTTCACCTGTGTTCTCAGCATTGCTCGATTCACTGTTAATACGTTCTCAG GTGGATGATTCTACATACAATGATGAAGGAAGAGTGATCGATTTTCCTGATGGCCTTGTGCATTTTAGAATGAACCTCGTAGAACTTTTGGTGGATATATGTCACCTGTTAGGATCTGTGATATTTATGCAAAAG CTCTTTATAGGTGGGTGCgcatcttcaaatcaatcactcCCTTGGAAAGAAATGGAAAGCAAGTTATTTGCTCTTAATGCT GTTGCCGATGTAATCATACAGGATGGCCAAAGTTTTGATCTCTCTGCAGTCATGCAGTTGGTGACCATGTTATCGAGTAAGCCTTGTGATGGCTTAAAAGGTTTCATTTGCATT GTATACAGATCTCTAGCGGATACTATTGGTTCTTATTCCAAGTGGATATCTGCTTTTAAGGAGAATTTTAGACCCTTGCT ATTATTTCTTGCTATTGGGATTTCTGAACCTCTTTCCTCTAATGCTTGTGCGTGTGCCCTCCGTAAAGTCTGTGAAGATGCTCCAATAGTAATTTATGAACCTTCACATTTGGAAATTTTAATGTGGATAGGAGAG GGGTTAGAGAAGTGGCATTTATCTTTGGAAGATGAGGAAGAAGTTATGCACGCAATAAGTCTGGTCCTTGGTTCTGTTCCCAATCTAGAATTAAAGAGCAACTTATTGGCTAAATTGCTATCGTCTAGCTATGAAGCTATTGGGAAACTT GTTAATCCAGAAAACGTGTCTCTTAAACAGAATCCTGCTTCTTATACACAAATATTAAATGCTGCCTCTAGAGGATTGCACAG AATAGGAACTGTATTCAGTCATCTTTCAATATCTGTAGCAACTGAACCTGCTGCAGATGACTTGATACTTTTACTGCTAAGGGTTTTCTGGCCCACCTTGGAGAAAGTATTTACCTCCGAGCATATGGAGAGTGGTAATTTATCGATAGCAGCTTGCCGAGCTCTTTCCTTAGCTATTCAATCTTCag GTCAGCATTTTGTGACCCTACTGCCCAAAGTGTTGGATTGGCTATCAACAAATTTTGCTTTGTTCCAAAATCACGAGTGCTATATACGAACTG CTTCCATTGTCATTGAAGAATTTGGTCATCGAGAGGAGTATGGACCTTTatttgttaccatgtttgaaagATTTACTCATTCAAATTCTGTAATGGCTCTAAATTCCTCCTACATATGTGATCAAGAACCTGACTTAGTGGAGGCTTACACCAATTTTGCAGCCATATTTATTCACTCCTGTAACAAg GATGCCCTTTCTGTTTGTGGTTCTCTTCTTGAAGTTTCTATCCAAAAAGCAGCTATATGCTGCACAGCCATGCACCGTGGGGCTGCCCTAGCTGCAATGTCATATTTGTCTT GTTTCTTAGATGTGGGCCTTCTCTCTTTGTTAGAATCTATGAATTGTATTACTGAAGGGTCATCCAACACCACAACCATTCATGTCATATCCCATAGTGGTGAGGGACTTGTATCTAATGTGGTGTATGCCTTACTCGGTGTGTCTGCAATGTCACGT GTTCACAAGTGTGCAACAATACTTCAACAACTGGCAGCAATTTGCACTTTATCGGAAAGAACATCATGGAAGTCGATACTTTGCTGGCAAACTCTTAATGGATGGCTACAGTCAgcg GTTCAAGCTCTTCCCGCCGAATACCTAAACCAAGGAGAGGCAGAGACCCTAGCGCCGCTTTGGTCCAAAGCCCTTGCTGCTGCAGCCTCTGATTATCTGGAGAGCAAGAACTCTAATGGATTAAAGAGCGATTTTGGACATATGCAAGGGAAGGGTGGGAGAGTTTTAAAGCGTCTGGTTCGAGAGTTTGCCGATGCTCACCGAAATATTCCAAATCTTACTTGA
- the LOC131614606 gene encoding uncharacterized protein LOC131614606, producing the protein MSKFKVIFYTRGKFVKDPELKYDGGDMYAFSGQDSDYWSFFEACDLVKSIDPEFDFEMVKMWWKHEAGSFEADLNPFRDDGDSAELAAYAVGHGAEVEIYCEPKPDEGELTFMESVRQKGKGKACASEKEPLHECSGDSSDESIKDVHFDDSEEERMNGFEDDFEELVGVGKTSEVRSPPVTNNAVPNETDNNIFITDEMGKAHVIEEEYMTDELDSGADDDSGDDRPCVIRFNAEESFTKDFVFKVGMEFRSLKQFKDAILEHNVLNGREVKFVKNDANRCRVVCKDKEKCDYTVLCSRVLTSTTFRIKTLYSKHKCGRQFFNRCAKADWVAKVIVDGLKNNTKMKLNDVVADVRLRYATEIPGCRAFKARQIARQIVEGDSSQQFNLLWSYGAELRRASPGNTFKLNTTCAGEGLNPRFEKCYMCFDGTKMALKKACRPFIGLDGCHLKHKYGGILLIAVGRDPNDQYLPIAFAVVENESKDTWSWFMKLLLEDIGDGRWCFISDQQKGLVNVFDEEYPSFEHRFCLRHLYANFKKKFGGGTLFRDLMMAAAKATYYEAHEAKMLMIKEANVDAYEWLQAIPKHKWCKHAFPFYSKCDVLMNNLSESFNATILLQRDKPIITMFEWIRNYLMGRFATLREKVNAYKGYVMTKPLRRLDREIEKSASWTATYAGRLTFQVTHVLFTDSFVVDLEKHTCSCNYWELIGIPCRHAVAAIHRKVDDPVKYVHKCYLRTTYEHCYSEVITPLNGQNKWPKTAHPIIMPPLFKRGPGRPKKLRRREPDEANQTKWQRTNTSHRCKICFVLGHNKRICKKNKQIVVVSAARTSQEAPTQEAPTQEAPTQEAPTQEAPTQASQTSKKRGRPIGSINKKKKDKVAPKTKKSKTVEPECDVAANAVPDAVPEKDDVQADIPMQDDVPVPDSVPEKADVQADIPVQDADPVQDDVQDAVPVQDDVQDAPNTDINDSQSSLKKYCGIDAETLAKILDDDEILDVQPLNVDTSPVKRTVKTFVGKAPKVVKKTSKSTASSSSRPTCSEPVKKPIQKHKPKKIVDMGVQKRQSDRLRTIKTKNIPGPGKKPDDPLVIYEDEATSDQSKGGKQSEDWEAICKRMTQ; encoded by the exons ATGTCTAAGTTTAAAGTTATTTTCTACACAAGGGGCAAGTTTGTAAAAGACCCTGAACTGAAATACGATGGTGGGGACATGTATGCTTTTAGTGGTCAAGATAGTGACTATTGGTCTTTCTTTGAGGCCTGTGATTTAGTTAAGAGTATTGACCctgaatttgattttgagatgGTTAAGATGTGGTGGAAACATGAAGCAGGATCATTTGAAGCTGATTTAAATCCATTCAGAGATGATGGAGATTCTGCTGAGTTGGCTGCTTATGCTGTTGGTCATGGAGCTGAAGTTGAGATATATTGTGAGCCAAAACCAGATGAAGGAGAGCTGACTTTTATGGAATCTGTTAGGCAAAAAGGGAAGGGTAAGGCTTGTGCATCAGAGAAGGAACCATTACATGAATGCAGTGGAGATTCAAGTGATGAGAGTATCAAGGATGTACACTTTGATGACAGTGAGGAAGAAAGGATGAATGGGTTTGAAGATGACTTTGAGGAACTAGTGGGTGTAGGTAAAACTAGTGAAGTCAGGAGTCCACCTGTTACAAACAATGCTGTCCCTAATGAAACAGACAATAACATATTTATTACAGATGAGATGGGCAAGGCACATGTAATTGAGGAGGAATACATGACAGATGAATTGGACAGTGGAGCTGATGATGATAGTGGTGATGACAGACCATGTGTTATAAGGTTCAATGCAGAAGAATCTTTCACaaaagattttgtttttaaaGTTGGAATGGAGTTTCGTTCACTTAAGCAGTTTAAAGATGCTATACTAGAGCACAATGTTCTTAATGGGAGGGAAGTTAAGTTTGTAAAGAATGATGCCAATAGATGTAGGGTTGTATGTAAGGATAAGGAGAAGTGTGATTACACTGTGCTATGTAGTAGAGTCCTAACATCCACTACTTTTAGGATTAAAACCTTGTATTCTAAGCACAAGTGTGGAAGACAGTTCTTTAATAGATGTGCTAAAGCTGATTGGGTGGCTAAGGTCATTGTTGATGGGTTGAAGAACAACACAAAGATGAAGTTGAATGATGTGGTGGCAGATGTTAGGCTTAGATATGCAACAGAAATTCCAGGTTGTAGGGCATTCAAGGCAAGGCAGATTGCTAGACAGATTGTGGAAGGTGACTCTAGTCAGCAATTCAACCTCCTTTGGTCTTATGGTGCTGAGTTAAGAAGGGCATCCCCAGGGAATACATTCAAACTCAATACAACATGTGCTGGTGAAGGGTTAAATCCAAGATTTGAGAAGTGTTATATGTGTTTTGATGGGACTAAGATGGCATTAAAAAAAGCATGTAGACCTTTCATTGGATTGGATGGATGTCACTTGAAGCATAAATATGGTGGAATTCTGCTCATTGCTGTAGGAAGAGATCCAAATGATCAGTACTTGCCAATTGCATTTGCAGTTGTAGAAAATGAATCAAAGGACACTTGGAGCTGGTTCATGAAGTTGTTGTTGGAAGATATTGGTGATGGAAGATGGTGTTTTATCTCTGACCAGCAAAAG GGTCTGGTCAATGTGTTTGATGAGGAGTATCCTTCCTTTGAGCATAGATTCTGTTTAAGGCATCTTTATGCTAACTTCAAAAAGAAGTTTGGTGGAGGGACATTGTTTAGGGATCTAATGATGGCTGCTGCTAAGGCAACTTATTATGAGGCACATGAGGCAAAGATGCTCATGATCAAGGAAGCAAATGTGGATGCTTATGAGTGGCTGCAGGCAATCCCCAAACACAAGTGGTGTAAGCATGCATTTCCTTTCTACTCAAAATGTGATGTTTTAATGAATAATCTTAGTGAATCATTTAATGCTACCATACTTTTGCAAAGAGACAAACCAATTATAACAATGTTTGAGTGGATCAGAAACTACTTGATGGGTAGGTTTGCAACACTTAGGGAAAAGGTGAATGCTTATAAGGGTTATGTAATGACCAAACCATTAAGGAGACTAGATAGAGAAATAGAGAAAAGTGCTAGTTGGACAGCTACGTATGCTGGTAGGTTAACATTTCAGGTAACACATGTGCTTTTCACTGATAGCTTTGTAGTGGACCTAGAAAAACACACTTGTTCATGTAACTATTGGGAGTTGATTGGGATACCATGTAGGCATGCTGTAGCAGCCATTCATAGGAAAGTTGATGACCCAGTTAAGTATGTGCACAAATGTTATCTTAGGACCACTTATGAACACTGTTATAGTGAGGTGATAACACCTTTGAATGGGCAAAATAAGTGGCCTAAGACAGCACATCCTATTATCATGCCACCATTGTTCAAACGTGGCCCAGGGAGGCCCAAAAAACTACGCAGGAGAGAACCTGATGAGGCAAATCAAACCAAGTGGCAAAGAACAAATACATCCCACAGATGCAAGATATGCTTTGTACTAGGTCATAACAAGAGGATCTGCAAGAAAAATAAGCAAATAGTTGTTGTATCTGCTGCAAGAACATCACAAGAGGCTCCAACACAAGAGGCTCCAACACAAGAGGCTCCAACACAAGAGGCTCCAACACAAGAGGCTCCTACTCAGGCTAGTCAAACAAGCAAAAAAAGG GGGAGGCCTATAGGGTCTatcaacaagaaaaagaaagataaagtGGCACCCAAGACAAAAAAATCTAAGACTGTTGAACCAGAATGTGATGTAGCTGCAAATGCTGTTCCTGATGcagttcctgaaaaggatgatgtCCAAGCTGATATTCCTATGCAAGATGATGTTCCAGTTCCTGATTCTGTTCCTGAAAAGGCTGATGTACAAGCTGATATCCCTGTGCAAGATGCTGACCCTGTTCAAGATGATGTTCAAGATGCTGTCCCTGTACAAGATGATGTTCAAGATGCTCCCAATACTGACATCAATGATTCACAGTCGTCTCTTAAAAAGTATTGTGGTATAGATGCTGAAACATTGGCTaagattcttgatgatgatgaaattctAGATGTTCAACCATTGAATGTTGACACATCTCCTGTGAAAAGAACAGTCAAAACTTTTGTTGGTAAAGCTCCAAAGGTGGTCAAGAAAACTTCCAAATCCACTGCTTCTTCTTCATCCAGGCCAACATGTTCAGAACCT GTCAAAAAACCAATCCAGAAGCATAAGCCCAAGAAGATTGTTGATATGGGTGTTCAAAAAAGGCAGAGTGACAGACTTAGGACCATAAAAACAAAGAATATACCTGGCCCTGGAAAGAAGCCTGATGACCCTTTGGTCATTTATGAAGATGAAGCAACCTCAGACCAATCCAAGGGTGGGAAGCAGTCAGAAGATTGGGAGGCCATTTGCAAAAGGATGACTCAGTAG
- the LOC131609878 gene encoding transportin MOS14 isoform X1 — protein sequence MELTMKVAEAVHVLNHDTQSCNRVAANQWLVQFQQTHAAWDVATNILTSDLRHTSDFEVEFFAAQILKRKIQNEGYLLQSGPKDALLNALLLAVKRFSSGPPQLLTQICLALSALVLQVVAHGNPIEQLFYSLRSLQSEDNGNIAVLEMLTVLPEEVVDNQRIDSKINSLHKSQYTQELLSHTPMVLEFLLRQSEINFDGSVQQNERNRKILRCLLSWVRAGCFSEISPGTLAAHPLLNFLFNSLQDSTSFDLAIEVLVELVTKHEGVPQILLCRVHYLKEVLLFPALNRGDMKVIGGLACLMSEIGQAGPSLIVEASAEALVLTDALLSSCVAFPSEDWEIADSTLQFWSTLASYILGIDVDDAKRKHVEAIFSPVFSALLDSLLIRSQVDDSTYNDEGRVIDFPDGLVHFRMNLVELLVDICHLLGSVIFMQKLFIGGCASSNQSLPWKEMESKLFALNAVADVIIQDGQSFDLSAVMQLVTMLSSKPCDGLKGFICIVYRSLADTIGSYSKWISAFKENFRPLLLFLAIGISEPLSSNACACALRKVCEDAPIVIYEPSHLEILMWIGEGLEKWHLSLEDEEEVMHAISLVLGSVPNLELKSNLLAKLLSSSYEAIGKLVNPENVSLKQNPASYTQILNAASRGLHRIGTVFSHLSISVATEPAADDLILLLLRVFWPTLEKVFTSEHMESGNLSIAACRALSLAIQSSGQHFVTLLPKVLDWLSTNFALFQNHECYIRTASIVIEEFGHREEYGPLFVTMFERFTHSNSVMALNSSYICDQEPDLVEAYTNFAAIFIHSCNKDALSVCGSLLEVSIQKAAICCTAMHRGAALAAMSYLSCFLDVGLLSLLESMNCITEGSSNTTTIHVISHSGEGLVSNVVYALLGVSAMSRVHKCATILQQLAAICTLSERTSWKSILCWQTLNGWLQSAVQALPAEYLNQGEAETLAPLWSKALAAAASDYLESKNSNGLKSDFGHMQGKGGRVLKRLVREFADAHRNIPNLT from the exons ATGGAATTGACAATGAAGGTTGCTGAAGCTGTCCATGTACTCAACCACGATACCCAATCATGCAACCGCGTCGCAGCCAATCAATGGCTCGTTCAGTTTCAACAAACTCACGCCGCCTGGGATGTCGCCACTAACATCCTCACCTCCGATCTCCGCCACACTTCCGATTTCGAAGTTGAGTTCTTCGCTGCTCAGATTCTCAAACGCAAG ATACAAAATGAAGGTTATCTACTGCAATCAGGACCCAAGGATGCTTTGTTAAATGCTCTTCTTCTTGCTGTCAAAAGATTCAGTAGCGGTCCTCCTCAG CTTTTAACCCAAATCTGTCTTGCACTCTCTGCTCTCGTACTTCAAGTTGTTGCTCATGGAAACCCAATTGAGCAGCTTTTTTACAGTCTCCGGAGTCTGCAGAGCGAAGATAATGGCAATATTGCTGTCCTGGAGATGCTCACTGTCCTGCCGGAGGAAGTTGTTGACAACCAACGTATTGATTCTAAAATTAATTCGTTACATAAAAGCCAGTATACCCAAGAG CTTCTCTCTCATACACCCATGGTTCTCGAGTTCCTGCTGCGGCAATCTGAAATAAATTTTGACGGTTCTGTACAACAGAATGAAAGGAACAGAAAAATTTTGCGCTGCTTATTGAGCTGG GTTAGAGCAGGTTGCTTCTCTGAGATTTCTCCAGGAACATTGGCAGCTCACCCACTTCTTAATTTTCTATTCAACTCATTGCAG GACTCTACATCATTTGATCTTGCCATTGAAGTTCTTGTTGAACTTGTGACTAAACACGAG GGAGTGCCCCAAATTTTGTTATGCAGAGTACATTATTTGAAGGAGGTACTTCTTTTTCCAGCTCTTAATAGGGGAGACATGAAAGTTATTGGTGGCCTTGCATGCTTAATGTCAGAAATTGGGCAGGCT GGTCCATCTCTAATTGTAGAAGCAAGTGCAGAAGCCCTTGTGCTGACAGATGCACTTTTAAG CAGCTGTGTGGCATTTCCAAGTGAAGATTGGGAGATTGCAGACTCAACACTACAGTTTTG GTCCACTCTTGCAAGCTATATACTTGGCATTGATGTAGATGATGCAAAAAGAAAACACGTGGAAGCCATTTTTTCACCTGTGTTCTCAGCATTGCTCGATTCACTGTTAATACGTTCTCAG GTGGATGATTCTACATACAATGATGAAGGAAGAGTGATCGATTTTCCTGATGGCCTTGTGCATTTTAGAATGAACCTCGTAGAACTTTTGGTGGATATATGTCACCTGTTAGGATCTGTGATATTTATGCAAAAG CTCTTTATAGGTGGGTGCgcatcttcaaatcaatcactcCCTTGGAAAGAAATGGAAAGCAAGTTATTTGCTCTTAATGCT GTTGCCGATGTAATCATACAGGATGGCCAAAGTTTTGATCTCTCTGCAGTCATGCAGTTGGTGACCATGTTATCGAGTAAGCCTTGTGATGGCTTAAAAGGTTTCATTTGCATT GTATACAGATCTCTAGCGGATACTATTGGTTCTTATTCCAAGTGGATATCTGCTTTTAAGGAGAATTTTAGACCCTTGCT ATTATTTCTTGCTATTGGGATTTCTGAACCTCTTTCCTCTAATGCTTGTGCGTGTGCCCTCCGTAAAGTCTGTGAAGATGCTCCAATAGTAATTTATGAACCTTCACATTTGGAAATTTTAATGTGGATAGGAGAG GGGTTAGAGAAGTGGCATTTATCTTTGGAAGATGAGGAAGAAGTTATGCACGCAATAAGTCTGGTCCTTGGTTCTGTTCCCAATCTAGAATTAAAGAGCAACTTATTGGCTAAATTGCTATCGTCTAGCTATGAAGCTATTGGGAAACTT GTTAATCCAGAAAACGTGTCTCTTAAACAGAATCCTGCTTCTTATACACAAATATTAAATGCTGCCTCTAGAGGATTGCACAG AATAGGAACTGTATTCAGTCATCTTTCAATATCTGTAGCAACTGAACCTGCTGCAGATGACTTGATACTTTTACTGCTAAGGGTTTTCTGGCCCACCTTGGAGAAAGTATTTACCTCCGAGCATATGGAGAGTGGTAATTTATCGATAGCAGCTTGCCGAGCTCTTTCCTTAGCTATTCAATCTTCag GTCAGCATTTTGTGACCCTACTGCCCAAAGTGTTGGATTGGCTATCAACAAATTTTGCTTTGTTCCAAAATCACGAGTGCTATATACGAACTG CTTCCATTGTCATTGAAGAATTTGGTCATCGAGAGGAGTATGGACCTTTatttgttaccatgtttgaaagATTTACTCATTCAAATTCTGTAATGGCTCTAAATTCCTCCTACATATGTGATCAAGAACCTGACTTAGTGGAGGCTTACACCAATTTTGCAGCCATATTTATTCACTCCTGTAACAAg GATGCCCTTTCTGTTTGTGGTTCTCTTCTTGAAGTTTCTATCCAAAAAGCAGCTATATGCTGCACAGCCATGCACCGTGGGGCTGCCCTAGCTGCAATGTCATATTTGTCTT GTTTCTTAGATGTGGGCCTTCTCTCTTTGTTAGAATCTATGAATTGTATTACTGAAGGGTCATCCAACACCACAACCATTCATGTCATATCCCATAGTGGTGAGGGACTTGTATCTAATGTGGTGTATGCCTTACTCGGTGTGTCTGCAATGTCACGT GTTCACAAGTGTGCAACAATACTTCAACAACTGGCAGCAATTTGCACTTTATCGGAAAGAACATCATGGAAGTCGATACTTTGCTGGCAAACTCTTAATGGATGGCTACAGTCAgcg GTTCAAGCTCTTCCCGCCGAATACCTAAACCAAGGAGAGGCAGAGACCCTAGCGCCGCTTTGGTCCAAAGCCCTTGCTGCTGCAGCCTCTGATTATCTGGAGAGCAAGAACTCTAATGGATTAAAGAGCGATTTTGGACATATGCAAGGGAAGGGTGGGAGAGTTTTAAAGCGTCTGGTTCGAGAGTTTGCCGATGCTCACCGAAATATTCCAAATCTTACTTGA